A DNA window from Zingiber officinale cultivar Zhangliang chromosome 3A, Zo_v1.1, whole genome shotgun sequence contains the following coding sequences:
- the LOC122051154 gene encoding growth-regulating factor 5-like isoform X2, with the protein MNIYEAALGGPRPFTEAQWQELEHQALILKYLIAGMPVPPELIVPIRRRFEALDGRYYHPSLSYYSYYGKKPDPEPGRCRRTDGKKWRCSKDAYPGSKYCERHMHRGRNRSRKPVESQTVSQTQNTSSTLTSLSPSSNNASGSGLRNLQNITMHSTAGPVTHSPCISVTSSTQLPLGTGTVSNRYVAGLRADVDEHSLFTEASDSARVPGVDLSADNSWQSTRLTSRSPTFSLSKLQDSSLLQNAYPQLQSLQNIGQVTLPSLSRQRQVHSLFGSDFSLTESAKHETQSLRPFFEEWPKARDSWPDLEEGRSNRASFSTTQLSMSFPMTSPNFTSISSRSPNED; encoded by the exons ATGAACATCTACGAGGCGGCGCTTGGGGGCCCTCGCCCTTTCACGGAGGCTCAGTGGCAAGAGCTGGAGCACCAGGCGTTGATCTTGAAGTATCTGATAGCAGGCATGCCTGTGCCGCCGGAGCTCATCGTTCCCATTCGGAGAAGATTCGAGGCTTTGGACGGACGATATTATCACCCTTCTC TGAGTTACTATTCCTACTATGGAAAGAAACCAGACCCAGAACCAGGGCGGTGTCGTCGAACTGATGGAAAGAAGTGGCGCTGCTCTAAGGATGCATATCCTGGCTCCAAGTATTGTGAGCGTCACATGCACCGTGGTCGCAACCGTTCAAGAAAGCCTGTGGAATCACAAACTGTCTCCCAAACTCAGAATACCTCATCAACTTTGACATCCCTTTCTCCCTCCAGTAACAATGCAAGTGGGAGTGGTCTTAGGAACCTTCAGAACATCACCATGCATTCGACTGCTGGTCCAGTTACTCATAGTCCATGCATCAGTGTTACCAGCTCAACTCAGCTGCCATTGGGCACTGGCACCGTGAGTAATAG GTACGTTGCTGGTCTTAGAGCTGATGTGGATGAACACAGCCTCTTTACAGAAGCCTCTGACAGTGCAAGGGTCCCTGGGGTGGACTTATCGGCTGACAACTCATGGCAGTCGACGCGGTTGACATCACGGTCACCCACATTTTCTCTGTCAAAATTGCAGGATTCTTCTCTTCTGCAGAATGCGTACCCTCAACTTCAGTCACTGCAAAATATTGGCCAAGTTACCCTCCCCTCACTATCTCGACAACGCCAAGTTCATTCTTTATTTGGAAGTGATTTCAGTTTAACAGAGTCTGCAAAACACGAAACTCAGTCCCTCAGACCCTTTTTTGAAGAATGGCCCAAAGCAAGGGATTCTTGGCCAGACCTGGAGGAAGGTAGATCAAACCGGGCCTCATTTTCCACGACCCAGCTCTCCATGTCATTTCCAATGACCTCACCCAACTTCACCAGCATCTCTTCCAGATCACCTAATG AAGATTGA
- the LOC122051154 gene encoding growth-regulating factor 5-like isoform X1, whose amino-acid sequence MNIYEAALGGPRPFTEAQWQELEHQALILKYLIAGMPVPPELIVPIRRRFEALDGRYYHPSLSYYSYYGKKPDPEPGRCRRTDGKKWRCSKDAYPGSKYCERHMHRGRNRSRKPVESQTVSQTQNTSSTLTSLSPSSNNASGSGLRNLQNITMHSTAGPVTHSPCISVTSSTQLPLGTGTVSNRYVAGLRADVDEHSLFTEASDSARVPGVDLSADNSWQSTRLTSRSPTFSLSKLQDSSLLQNAYPQLQSLQNIGQVTLPSLSRQRQVHSLFGSDFSLTESAKHETQSLRPFFEEWPKARDSWPDLEEGRSNRASFSTTQLSMSFPMTSPNFTSISSRSPNGGFHSPTMFALQNSLQISMFFFFSSHIPYSVILLLQKIEREGILNTSSPLNLRRASVWYYLRF is encoded by the exons ATGAACATCTACGAGGCGGCGCTTGGGGGCCCTCGCCCTTTCACGGAGGCTCAGTGGCAAGAGCTGGAGCACCAGGCGTTGATCTTGAAGTATCTGATAGCAGGCATGCCTGTGCCGCCGGAGCTCATCGTTCCCATTCGGAGAAGATTCGAGGCTTTGGACGGACGATATTATCACCCTTCTC TGAGTTACTATTCCTACTATGGAAAGAAACCAGACCCAGAACCAGGGCGGTGTCGTCGAACTGATGGAAAGAAGTGGCGCTGCTCTAAGGATGCATATCCTGGCTCCAAGTATTGTGAGCGTCACATGCACCGTGGTCGCAACCGTTCAAGAAAGCCTGTGGAATCACAAACTGTCTCCCAAACTCAGAATACCTCATCAACTTTGACATCCCTTTCTCCCTCCAGTAACAATGCAAGTGGGAGTGGTCTTAGGAACCTTCAGAACATCACCATGCATTCGACTGCTGGTCCAGTTACTCATAGTCCATGCATCAGTGTTACCAGCTCAACTCAGCTGCCATTGGGCACTGGCACCGTGAGTAATAG GTACGTTGCTGGTCTTAGAGCTGATGTGGATGAACACAGCCTCTTTACAGAAGCCTCTGACAGTGCAAGGGTCCCTGGGGTGGACTTATCGGCTGACAACTCATGGCAGTCGACGCGGTTGACATCACGGTCACCCACATTTTCTCTGTCAAAATTGCAGGATTCTTCTCTTCTGCAGAATGCGTACCCTCAACTTCAGTCACTGCAAAATATTGGCCAAGTTACCCTCCCCTCACTATCTCGACAACGCCAAGTTCATTCTTTATTTGGAAGTGATTTCAGTTTAACAGAGTCTGCAAAACACGAAACTCAGTCCCTCAGACCCTTTTTTGAAGAATGGCCCAAAGCAAGGGATTCTTGGCCAGACCTGGAGGAAGGTAGATCAAACCGGGCCTCATTTTCCACGACCCAGCTCTCCATGTCATTTCCAATGACCTCACCCAACTTCACCAGCATCTCTTCCAGATCACCTAATGGTGGGTTTCATTCCCCAACCATGTTTGCACTGCAGAATAGTTTACAGATAAgtatgttcttttttttttcttctcatatCCCTTATTCTGTAATTTTACTTCTCCAGAAGATTGAGAGGGAGGGTATCTTGAACACCTCCAGTCCACTGAATCTACGAAGAGCATCTGTTTGGTATTATCTGAGATTTTAA